The Acidobacteriota bacterium nucleotide sequence GGCACGCTTCGTTCCATGCCGCTGAGGACGGCCCTCTAGCCGGCGTCTTCTTGGTCACCGGCAACCCCAACAAGCTGGCGGAGGCCCGACGCTTGGTAGGCGAAGGCCTGCGGGGGCTCGCCCTGGATTTGCAGGAGATCCAATCCCTCGACCTGGCGGAGATCCTCGAGGTCAAAGGCGACGGCGCCGCGGCAGCGAAGCCGGGAGCCTCGGTCATCGTAGAGGACGTGAGCCTGGAGCTGGACGCCCTGGGAGGCTTCCCGGGACCGCTGGTGAAGTGGATGCTCCAGGCCGTAGGCCCGGAGGGTATCGCCCGCACTGTCCACGCCCTGGGCAACCCCGCCGCTACCGCCCGCTGCGCTCTCCTGCTGGATACCGGCACTCGCCGGGTGCGCGCCGAAGGTGTGGCCCGGGGCAGGATCCTGAAAGCCCCAAGGGGAGACGAAGGCTTCGGCTGGGATCCAATCTTTCTCCCCGACGGCGAGGAACGCACCTACGCCGAGCTCCCCCCCCGGCGCAAAGACGCCATCGCCCACCGCGGGCTCGCCTGGCGGGCACTGGTGGCGCGACTGGCGGCTACCGCTGCACCCGATAAGGCTCCACCGGATCGCTGAGCCCCCGCAGGCGCATCTCACCGAGAGACTCGGTGGGGATCTGGCCGGCGAGGAGACGGTGGGTTTCGGGGCCGATGATGATCTCGCCGCCGCCCGACGCCTGCTCCTCGAGGCGGGATGCGACGTTCACCGTGTTTCCCAGCACCGTGTAGTCGACACGACGGTTGCTGCCGATATCCCCCACCACCACCGGTCCGCTATTGAGGGCCACCCGCACCACCAGGGGCGACTGACCTTGCTCGCCCCGGCGCTGATTCCAGCGGTCCACTGCATTGAGGATCTGCTGCGCTGCCCGGACTCCCCGGAGGGCATGGTCCGGCTGCTCCATGGGGGCACCGAAGAAGGCCATGACGCAATCGCCAATGAATTTGTCCAGAGTGCCGCCGGCGGAGAAGACCGCCTCTGCGGCCTCGGTGAAGAAGCCTTCCAGCAGCTGCGCCAGCTCCTCCGGTGACAGGCGTTCCGCCAGCGCCGTGAAGCCCACCAAATCGGCGAATAGCACCGTCACCTCGGCGGTGCGCAGATGAGTGGCGGCCTCCTCATCGGCGGGGATCTCACTGCGGCGCATCACCTCCTCGATCACCGCCGGCGAGTGGTAGCGCTCCAGGCGGCCGCGCCAGCGCCGCTCCGTCTCTACCCGCTGGGCGTAGCGTAGACGCTCCACCGCCACCGCGGCGTAATTGGCGACGGCGGTGAGGAAGTCCAGGTCGCTTTGATCGAAGGTGCCGACCCGCACCGGAGAATCCACCTGCAGCACGCCGATGATCCGCTCTCCGGACCACAGCGGCACGCTCATGGCGGAGCGGATCTGATGCAGGCGGATGGATTCGCCGGTGGTCCAGCGCTGGTCCGACATGGCGTCGAAGGTGAGCAACGCCACCTGTTCCCGGATCACGGTGTCTAGGATGGTGCGAGAGACCGGCACTTCGCGTTCGGGACGCAGCTCCGTATGGTCCCCGGACCGTGCCAGCTGACAGCTGATCTTGCCATCGTCGTCCTGCAGCAGGATGAAGCCGCGATCCACCGCCAGGGCGTCGAAGATCAGGCTCATTGCGTGGGTCAGCACCTCGTCGACACTGCCCGCCTTGAGCAACGAGCTCGCCAGCCGGGTGAGGAAGCCGACGATGCGGTGAGCCCGGTCCGGATCCTGAGGTGCCGACGCCGGCTGGGGCTCGCTGCCGGCCAGCCCGTATTGGGCGGTGAAATCCGCCAGCGGCCGCACGATGGTGGCGCCGCTGACTCCCGACAGCTCTCCCAGATTCTGGCCCCCGAAAGCCTGGATGGAGCCATCGGTCTCGCTCCCCCGGTGATCCTTACGATCGCCGTCCGGGGTGAGCCTGCCGCGGACCGTGTCGCCGTCGGCGCGTCGCTCCATGACGATCTCGTCCGGCAAGGTCTCCTGCGAAGCCCGCACCGACGGGGCAGCGTCCTCGCGCCCGTCCTCCGCCACTACCCGCAGCTCGAAACACCCCACCGTCAACACGTCCCCGACGCTCAAGGGAGCCTCTGACACCGTCTTGCCGTTGAGCACCAGACCGTTGGTGCTGGCCAGGTCGTGCACCCACCACTGCCCCTGCCGAGGACGAATCACGGCGTGGCGCCGGGAGACGGAAAAGTCCGAGAGGACGACGTCGTTCTCGGTGCCGCGGCCCATCAACAGCTCCCGATCGAGGAGCGGGAACCGCTGCTCACGGTCGTCGATGAAAGTGCTCAGTTGCATTCGCCGCGATCACTTCACCCCATGAGGGTCAACAGCACCGCTTTCTGGGCATGGAGGCGATTCTCCGCCTCGTCGAAAATCCGACTCTGAGGTCCGTCCGCCACCCCCGCACTGACCTCCTCGCCGCGGTGGGCGGGCAGACAGTGGAGGAAGATCGCGTCGTCCTCAGCGTGCTCCATCAAAGCTTCATTCACAGTGTAGCCGGTGAAATCCCGAATTCGCTGGGCAGACTCTTCTTCCTGCCCCATGGAGGCCCAGACGTCGGTATACACCGCCGAGCAGCCCTCGACCGCCGCCACCGGGTCGGTGGTGATCTGAATCGAGGTCCCCGCCGCCTCCGCGTCCTGCCGGGCCAGCTCCAGGTAGGGCGGCGCGCAGCCATAGCCCTCGGGCCCGGCGATGGCGATGTCCATCCCCACCTTGGCCGCCCCAAAGAGCAGCGAATGGGCCATGTTGTTGCCGTCTCCGATGTAGGCGAGCTTGCGGCCCCGGAGGTCGCCGAACTCCTCCCGCAGGGTCAGCAGATCCGCCAACACCTGACAGGGATGGAGCTCGTCGGTGAGGCCGTTGATCACCGGCACGGTGCCGTATTTCGCCAGATCGACCACGTCCTGGTGGGCGAAGGTGCGAGCCATGATGCCGTCGAGGTAACGCGACAGCACCTGCGCCGTATCGGATACGGTTTCCCCCCGGCCGAGCTGGATGTCGCGGCTGGAGAGGAACAGCGCCTGGCCGCCCAGCTGGTACATGCCCACTTCGAAGCTCACCCGGGTGCGGGTGGAGGATTTTTGGAAGATCATCCCCAGGGTC carries:
- the coaE gene encoding dephospho-CoA kinase (Dephospho-CoA kinase (CoaE) performs the final step in coenzyme A biosynthesis.): MSRPLLVGLTGGLASGKSTVAGWLGELGCTVLDADRLVAELYRPGAEGAQAVERLFGPEVLTADGAVDRPKVAQRVFADDDARRRLEQAIHPLVAQRFVHHTEEAEGILIYEATLLVEAGRADEFDLVVTVEADADRRLRWAVERGLDEESARGRLRAQGDGTQRRGRADRILQNDGSLDDLRHEVEKLLAELEAWHASFHAAEDGPLAGVFLVTGNPNKLAEARRLVGEGLRGLALDLQEIQSLDLAEILEVKGDGAAAAKPGASVIVEDVSLELDALGGFPGPLVKWMLQAVGPEGIARTVHALGNPAATARCALLLDTGTRRVRAEGVARGRILKAPRGDEGFGWDPIFLPDGEERTYAELPPRRKDAIAHRGLAWRALVARLAATAAPDKAPPDR
- a CDS encoding adenylate/guanylate cyclase domain-containing protein gives rise to the protein MQLSTFIDDREQRFPLLDRELLMGRGTENDVVLSDFSVSRRHAVIRPRQGQWWVHDLASTNGLVLNGKTVSEAPLSVGDVLTVGCFELRVVAEDGREDAAPSVRASQETLPDEIVMERRADGDTVRGRLTPDGDRKDHRGSETDGSIQAFGGQNLGELSGVSGATIVRPLADFTAQYGLAGSEPQPASAPQDPDRAHRIVGFLTRLASSLLKAGSVDEVLTHAMSLIFDALAVDRGFILLQDDDGKISCQLARSGDHTELRPEREVPVSRTILDTVIREQVALLTFDAMSDQRWTTGESIRLHQIRSAMSVPLWSGERIIGVLQVDSPVRVGTFDQSDLDFLTAVANYAAVAVERLRYAQRVETERRWRGRLERYHSPAVIEEVMRRSEIPADEEAATHLRTAEVTVLFADLVGFTALAERLSPEELAQLLEGFFTEAAEAVFSAGGTLDKFIGDCVMAFFGAPMEQPDHALRGVRAAQQILNAVDRWNQRRGEQGQSPLVVRVALNSGPVVVGDIGSNRRVDYTVLGNTVNVASRLEEQASGGGEIIIGPETHRLLAGQIPTESLGEMRLRGLSDPVEPYRVQR
- the argF gene encoding ornithine carbamoyltransferase, coding for MSYRHLISLHDLTADQVGELLDLGLELKAHPGKYRTALEGKTLGMIFQKSSTRTRVSFEVGMYQLGGQALFLSSRDIQLGRGETVSDTAQVLSRYLDGIMARTFAHQDVVDLAKYGTVPVINGLTDELHPCQVLADLLTLREEFGDLRGRKLAYIGDGNNMAHSLLFGAAKVGMDIAIAGPEGYGCAPPYLELARQDAEAAGTSIQITTDPVAAVEGCSAVYTDVWASMGQEEESAQRIRDFTGYTVNEALMEHAEDDAIFLHCLPAHRGEEVSAGVADGPQSRIFDEAENRLHAQKAVLLTLMG